One Candidatus Omnitrophota bacterium genomic window carries:
- the alr gene encoding alanine racemase produces the protein MTMERKSYRPTWAEIDLRALRWNLASIRKLVDKDTAIMAVVKANAYGHGIVETSRALVDAGINYLGVATVDEGLRIRKAGMTVPVLVMGSILREEAVIAVKNDLTVTLCDLGVLSLLKDIAAGTGVRPKVHIEVDTGMGRIGVWHEEAVEFIKNVREEGSIELEGIYTHFSSAARDKVFTTMQIESFEKVLSGIEAAGINVRYKHAANSVAVVDWKRSHLNLVRTGILLYGVYPKEAFRKSFKLRPVMSLKTKIVYLKDAPVGRSISYGRTYITQKETKIATIPIGYADGYGRILSNKAEALIKGKFVKVVGIVTMDQTMLDVGDIGGVQVGDEVVLIGRQGFSEIPIEKIAKHSGTIPYEILASVTDRVPRIYIDQS, from the coding sequence ATGACGATGGAGAGGAAAAGTTACAGACCTACATGGGCGGAGATAGACCTAAGGGCGCTCAGGTGGAACCTCGCGAGTATACGTAAGCTTGTGGACAAGGACACCGCGATAATGGCGGTAGTAAAAGCTAACGCATACGGACACGGGATAGTCGAGACCAGTCGCGCGTTGGTCGATGCCGGGATAAACTATCTTGGCGTGGCCACGGTAGACGAGGGCCTGAGGATAAGGAAGGCCGGGATGACGGTGCCTGTCCTGGTAATGGGGTCGATACTGAGGGAAGAGGCGGTCATAGCGGTAAAGAACGATCTAACGGTCACATTATGCGATCTGGGCGTACTTTCCCTGTTGAAGGATATCGCCGCGGGAACGGGTGTGAGGCCCAAAGTGCATATAGAGGTCGACACCGGGATGGGAAGAATAGGAGTGTGGCACGAGGAAGCCGTGGAGTTCATAAAAAATGTCAGGGAAGAAGGGTCCATAGAGCTCGAAGGCATATATACGCATTTCTCGTCCGCGGCGCGGGATAAGGTGTTCACGACAATGCAGATAGAAAGTTTCGAGAAAGTGCTTTCCGGGATCGAGGCGGCGGGTATCAATGTCAGGTATAAACACGCCGCCAATAGCGTAGCGGTGGTCGACTGGAAGAGATCGCACCTCAATCTGGTGAGGACCGGGATATTGCTTTATGGCGTATATCCTAAAGAAGCTTTCCGGAAAAGTTTCAAGCTGCGTCCGGTGATGAGCCTTAAAACGAAGATCGTATATCTAAAAGACGCGCCCGTTGGTCGTTCCATAAGCTATGGACGTACTTATATAACCCAGAAGGAGACCAAGATAGCGACCATCCCGATAGGTTACGCGGATGGATACGGAAGGATACTTTCCAACAAGGCGGAAGCCCTGATCAAGGGCAAATTCGTGAAAGTTGTCGGTATCGTGACCATGGACCAGACCATGCTGGATGTGGGTGATATAGGGGGAGTGCAGGTCGGGGATGAGGTCGTTCTTATCGGAAGGCAGGGTTTCTCGGAAATACCGATAGAAAAGATCGCCAAACATTCCGGGACCATACCGTATGAGATACTTGCTTCCGTCACCGATCGTGTGCCGCGCATATATATAGATCAAAGTTAA
- the tsaB gene encoding tRNA (adenosine(37)-N6)-threonylcarbamoyltransferase complex dimerization subunit type 1 TsaB yields MRQIAFDTSTKFLSIALMEGAKVVSSMHEDVGIKHSEILVPCIKDILASSGWNIRDVELVSVGLGPGSFTGLRIAISTAKGLAAAIGIKIAGVSSMDAIAMNAPSGKKKIMPFLDARKEKVYTALYERKNTASTRVTGYLLAKAEDVLRTVDKDVFIYGDAVEKYRDILDSNGIKDVSPDADWYPKAIHIGEMGAAKAAAGEFDPPEDVDPMYLHAKECNITLKKGE; encoded by the coding sequence ATGCGGCAAATAGCTTTTGACACATCCACCAAGTTCCTTAGTATTGCGCTCATGGAGGGCGCGAAAGTGGTCTCCTCCATGCACGAGGACGTTGGTATTAAACACAGCGAGATACTGGTACCCTGCATAAAGGATATACTGGCCTCGTCCGGATGGAACATAAGGGATGTGGAACTGGTGAGCGTTGGGCTGGGGCCCGGTTCTTTCACCGGGCTTCGCATAGCCATATCAACGGCAAAAGGCCTGGCAGCCGCGATCGGTATAAAGATAGCCGGTGTGTCCAGTATGGACGCTATCGCGATGAACGCTCCGTCCGGCAAGAAGAAAATAATGCCTTTCCTGGACGCCAGGAAAGAAAAGGTGTATACGGCTTTGTATGAAAGGAAAAACACCGCGTCCACCAGGGTGACCGGGTATCTTCTGGCGAAAGCGGAGGATGTTCTCCGTACGGTGGATAAGGATGTATTCATTTACGGTGATGCCGTGGAGAAATACCGGGATATATTGGATAGTAACGGGATAAAGGACGTGTCGCCGGACGCGGACTGGTATCCCAAAGCTATACATATCGGAGAGATGGGGGCGGCAAAGGCGGCTGCTGGCGAGTTCGATCCACCCGAAGATGTGGACCCCATGTATCTGCACGCGAAAGAATGCAATATTACCCTGAAAAAAGGTGAATAG
- a CDS encoding MGMT family protein, which yields MAHGRTGYIAKIKNNNYLTGFQKKVLTAIMDIPAGEVRSYSWVARRIGSPKATRAVGGALSANPYAPMVPCHRVIRSDGCIGGYASGVARKKELLLKEGVKFGGGRMIR from the coding sequence ATGGCGCACGGTCGTACCGGATATATAGCCAAAATAAAGAATAATAACTACCTTACCGGATTCCAGAAAAAAGTGCTTACGGCTATCATGGACATACCGGCCGGGGAGGTCCGGTCCTATTCGTGGGTGGCTCGCAGGATAGGATCGCCCAAGGCCACGCGGGCCGTAGGGGGGGCGCTTTCGGCGAACCCGTACGCTCCCATGGTACCGTGCCACAGGGTGATAAGGTCCGACGGCTGTATAGGGGGGTACGCGTCCGGCGTGGCCCGAAAGAAAGAACTTTTACTGAAGGAAGGGGTGAAATTCGGCGGTGGCCGCATGATAAGATGA
- the tsaE gene encoding tRNA (adenosine(37)-N6)-threonylcarbamoyltransferase complex ATPase subunit type 1 TsaE, with protein MYTRQTQTPEDTIELGSRIGSVLEKGDFIALTGELGAGKTMFVKGLAKGLGVDGYVYVNSPTFVIMKEYYGRTALYHFDVYRLEEDALVDTLDYESYFYGDGITVVEWADKIPGLLPEDRLEILIEHAGTEGRRFTFKVSGKFPARRIEEICGK; from the coding sequence ATGTATACCAGACAGACACAGACGCCGGAAGATACCATAGAACTGGGTTCGCGCATAGGGTCCGTCCTCGAAAAAGGGGACTTCATCGCGCTTACGGGAGAGTTGGGTGCCGGCAAGACCATGTTCGTTAAGGGGCTGGCCAAAGGGCTTGGAGTGGATGGGTATGTTTATGTCAACAGTCCTACGTTCGTCATAATGAAAGAATATTACGGGCGGACGGCGCTTTACCATTTTGACGTGTACAGGCTGGAAGAAGACGCGCTTGTCGATACGCTTGATTATGAAAGTTATTTTTATGGTGACGGCATAACCGTGGTGGAATGGGCGGATAAGATCCCGGGCCTGCTTCCCGAGGACAGGCTGGAGATACTGATAGAACATGCCGGCACGGAAGGACGGCGGTTCACTTTTAAGGTTTCGGGCAAATTCCCCGCTCGCAGGATAGAGGAGATATGCGGCAAATAG
- the ilvC gene encoding ketol-acid reductoisomerase gives MAKMYYDKDADMNNIKDLKVAIIGYGIQGRGQALNLRDSGVEVLVSELEGTPNHTQAVKDGFTVYSSNEAAKQADVIQVLTQDHVQAMVYTTTIEKNLQEGNSLVFSHGFNIHFKQIVPPKNVDVYMVAPKGPGALVREMYEQGKGVPCLIAVYQDHSGKARDKALAYAKAIGGTRAGVIETTFKEETETDLFGEQAVLCGGASELIKAGFDTLVEAGYQPEIAYFECLHELKLITDLIYREGIYGMRKRVSDTAEYGDITRGKRVINQETRKEMKKILKEVQSGQFAEEWIKENKDGRPNYNKITEEEKNHMIEKVGKELRGMMPWM, from the coding sequence ATGGCGAAGATGTATTATGACAAAGACGCTGACATGAACAACATCAAGGATCTTAAGGTAGCGATAATAGGGTATGGTATACAGGGGCGAGGTCAGGCCCTGAACCTGAGGGACAGTGGGGTAGAGGTCCTGGTGAGCGAGCTTGAAGGAACGCCTAACCACACGCAGGCGGTAAAGGACGGTTTCACGGTGTATTCGTCCAATGAGGCGGCCAAACAGGCTGATGTGATCCAGGTGCTTACGCAGGACCATGTCCAGGCCATGGTCTATACCACGACCATAGAAAAGAACCTCCAGGAGGGTAATTCCCTGGTGTTCTCGCACGGGTTCAATATACATTTCAAGCAGATAGTGCCGCCCAAGAACGTTGATGTGTACATGGTCGCCCCGAAAGGGCCCGGCGCGCTTGTCCGTGAAATGTATGAGCAGGGTAAGGGTGTTCCATGTCTTATCGCGGTCTATCAGGACCATAGCGGAAAGGCCCGGGACAAAGCCCTCGCGTACGCTAAAGCCATAGGCGGGACCAGGGCCGGTGTAATAGAGACCACGTTCAAAGAAGAGACGGAGACAGATCTTTTCGGAGAACAGGCCGTTCTGTGCGGAGGCGCGTCCGAACTCATAAAAGCCGGTTTTGATACTTTGGTCGAGGCCGGATATCAGCCGGAGATAGCTTATTTCGAGTGCCTTCACGAACTTAAGCTCATAACCGACCTTATTTACCGTGAAGGCATATACGGTATGAGGAAAAGGGTGTCGGATACCGCGGAATATGGTGACATAACAAGAGGCAAAAGGGTCATCAACCAGGAAACACGCAAAGAGATGAAGAAGATACTCAAAGAGGTGCAGAGCGGCCAATTCGCCGAAGAATGGATAAAAGAGAACAAGGACGGGCGTCCTAACTACAATAAGATAACAGAAGAGGAAAAGAACCATATGATAGAGAAGGTGGGCAAAGAGCTGAGAGGCATGATGCCCTGGATGTAG
- the ilvB gene encoding biosynthetic-type acetolactate synthase large subunit, which produces MSKVTGAEILIKSLVEEGVKHIFGYPGGSVIPLADKMFGNKDITFHLTRHEQGAVHAADGYARATGEVGVCVATSGPGATNLVTGIATAHMDSIPIVAITGQVKCALIGNDAFQEADMVGITRPITKHNYLVKDVNELAKVVKEAFHIARTGRPGPVLIDLPVDVQLQQAEFRYPKTVDLKGYKPTYKGHIGQIKKLAKTMTRSKKPLIYAGGGIVLSDGANVEITKLARKMEIPVTTTMMGLGAFPGDDPLSLGMLGMHGTAYANLAVQEADLIIAVGARFDDRVTGRIDTFAPNATIAHIDIDPSSVSKNVSVDIPIIGDARLVLKELNAHARKGDYAAWRGKIAEWKRDFPLKYKNDDKLRPQYIIEQICEITKDKDVIIATEVGQNQMWAAQHYTYTKPRTWISSGGLGTMGFGFPAAIGAQVGKPDHIVFDIAGDGSIQMNIQELAMAVIEKIPVKIAILNNGYLGMVRQWQELFYDKRYAWTVLSEKAATVCPDFVKLAESYGAKGIRISEKKNVKKAIKEALKEKGPVIMDFIIEREENVFPMVPAGETISNMLHGLA; this is translated from the coding sequence ATGTCTAAGGTGACCGGGGCTGAGATACTTATTAAAAGTCTAGTTGAAGAAGGTGTGAAGCATATTTTCGGTTATCCCGGCGGATCTGTCATCCCGCTTGCGGATAAGATGTTCGGGAATAAGGACATAACCTTCCATCTCACGCGACATGAGCAGGGAGCTGTACATGCCGCTGACGGATACGCTCGCGCTACCGGGGAAGTAGGCGTTTGCGTGGCCACTTCGGGGCCTGGAGCCACTAACCTTGTTACGGGTATAGCTACGGCACATATGGATTCCATACCGATAGTCGCGATAACCGGCCAGGTCAAGTGCGCGCTTATCGGTAATGACGCTTTTCAGGAAGCCGATATGGTCGGCATAACGCGTCCGATAACAAAACATAACTATCTTGTAAAGGATGTCAACGAACTGGCAAAGGTGGTCAAGGAAGCTTTCCATATAGCGCGGACGGGTCGCCCCGGTCCGGTGCTCATAGATCTTCCTGTGGATGTGCAGCTTCAGCAGGCCGAATTCAGGTATCCGAAAACGGTGGACCTGAAAGGATACAAGCCGACGTATAAAGGGCATATCGGCCAGATAAAAAAACTGGCTAAGACCATGACCAGGAGCAAGAAACCGCTGATATATGCGGGTGGCGGCATCGTCCTCTCGGATGGGGCGAATGTAGAGATCACGAAATTGGCCAGGAAGATGGAAATACCGGTCACTACCACGATGATGGGCCTGGGGGCATTCCCCGGGGATGATCCGCTCAGCCTCGGTATGCTGGGTATGCACGGGACGGCTTACGCTAACCTTGCTGTGCAGGAGGCGGACCTTATCATAGCGGTCGGAGCGAGGTTCGATGACCGTGTCACGGGTCGTATAGATACGTTCGCCCCGAACGCGACCATTGCGCACATAGATATAGATCCGTCCAGCGTGAGCAAGAACGTCAGTGTAGATATCCCCATAATCGGCGACGCGCGGCTTGTTCTTAAGGAACTTAACGCGCATGCCAGGAAGGGTGATTATGCCGCGTGGAGAGGCAAGATAGCGGAGTGGAAGAGGGATTTCCCGCTTAAATACAAGAACGATGACAAGCTCCGGCCCCAGTATATCATCGAGCAGATATGTGAGATCACGAAAGATAAGGATGTCATAATCGCTACGGAGGTCGGGCAGAACCAGATGTGGGCGGCGCAACATTATACATACACGAAACCGCGGACCTGGATATCTTCCGGCGGTCTCGGGACGATGGGATTCGGGTTCCCCGCGGCCATAGGCGCGCAGGTAGGGAAACCCGACCATATCGTTTTTGATATAGCCGGTGACGGCAGTATCCAGATGAACATCCAGGAACTCGCTATGGCCGTTATCGAGAAGATACCGGTCAAGATAGCCATATTGAACAACGGATATCTCGGTATGGTCCGGCAGTGGCAGGAACTGTTCTATGACAAAAGATACGCATGGACGGTGCTGTCGGAAAAGGCGGCGACCGTATGCCCCGATTTCGTCAAACTGGCGGAAAGCTATGGCGCTAAAGGTATAAGGATTTCAGAGAAAAAGAACGTGAAAAAAGCGATAAAAGAAGCGCTTAAGGAAAAGGGACCCGTGATAATGGATTTCATTATCGAGCGGGAAGAGAACGTTTTCCCGATGGTCCCGGCCGGGGAGACCATAAGCAATATGTTGCATGGTCTGGCCTAA
- a CDS encoding thiamine-phosphate kinase → MKELAFIERIRSRAGRPPRGIRAGIGDDCAVIEGHDGKYILWAADMLVDGTHFRLRECGYGKAGRKAVAVNLSDIAAMGGIPKYVLVSLGIPRGTTARSLDLLYDGILDMCKEYGVIVLGGDTNRAGRLVIDVSILGEVEKERLTLRSGARKGDVVMITGPVRNGRRTHLDFIPRVKEARAITSVCGVTAMIDTSDGIAMDMGRICAESGVGVVLDGKDIPLSAGLDLADALYYGESFELLFTVPENDAARLEAGKKGKYGNCRVFRIGRVVAKKEGMRVKDDKGGFSPLAMEGYRHI, encoded by the coding sequence ATGAAAGAACTCGCGTTCATAGAGCGTATACGTTCCCGCGCGGGCAGGCCGCCTCGCGGTATCCGCGCCGGCATCGGTGACGATTGCGCCGTGATCGAGGGACATGATGGGAAGTATATCCTATGGGCGGCGGACATGCTCGTCGACGGTACGCACTTCCGTTTGAGGGAGTGCGGTTACGGAAAGGCCGGCAGGAAGGCCGTAGCGGTGAACCTTAGCGATATAGCGGCAATGGGCGGGATCCCTAAATATGTGCTTGTTAGCCTGGGGATACCACGCGGGACCACCGCCCGATCGTTGGACCTTTTATACGACGGTATACTGGATATGTGTAAGGAATATGGAGTGATCGTGCTTGGCGGGGATACTAACCGGGCAGGCAGGCTTGTTATAGATGTGTCGATACTGGGCGAGGTGGAAAAAGAAAGATTGACCTTGCGTTCCGGCGCGCGTAAAGGTGACGTTGTGATGATAACCGGACCGGTCAGGAACGGCAGGAGGACGCATCTTGACTTTATTCCACGGGTCAAAGAAGCCAGGGCCATAACATCCGTTTGCGGGGTGACCGCCATGATAGATACCTCCGACGGAATAGCCATGGATATGGGCAGGATATGCGCGGAAAGCGGCGTGGGGGTGGTCCTGGACGGAAAAGATATACCGTTATCCGCTGGACTGGACCTGGCCGACGCGTTGTATTACGGGGAAAGTTTTGAGCTGCTGTTCACCGTGCCCGAAAATGACGCGGCCAGACTGGAGGCCGGGAAAAAGGGGAAATACGGCAATTGCCGTGTTTTCAGGATAGGGCGCGTGGTCGCGAAAAAAGAAGGTATGCGCGTAAAGGATGATAAGGGCGGTTTCTCGCCTCTTGCCATGGAAGGGTACCGGCATATCTAG
- a CDS encoding YchF/TatD family DNA exonuclease, giving the protein MRLVDTHCHLDLPEYKDDLEAVIARAAGSGVVRMVVPGINLESSRKAVKLASEHDDIYCAVGIHPHDADKYTANDISGLRELLGNKAKIVAIGEIGLDNYRHYSSPEAQRKLLSECLDLAREYERPVILHSRAAGRELLEMVRSEGMPAAGGVVHCFSEEIDVLRGFLSLGLHVSFAGYITFPGNGGAREAIEVVPMDRLLLETDAPYITPVPHRGKRNEPANVRYLVDVYAEIYGHTAFDMARITSHNANSLFGLGLEESFSIAYPIRGSLYLNITNRCTNRCSFCTRQYSDYVKGHKLALPSEPPAEEVISAMGDISGYDEIVFCGYGEPTLRLDVIKDVAAEIKKKGKKVRLNTNGEGDLINSRKIAPELKGLVDSVSISLNAPDAGTYVKLCEPVFGDGTYRAILEFADECLAEGLEVELTCVDVISEEEVGACRRIAGEHGARFRLRRMNVVG; this is encoded by the coding sequence ATGAGACTGGTTGATACGCATTGCCATCTTGACCTTCCCGAATACAAGGACGACCTGGAAGCCGTTATCGCGAGAGCGGCTGGATCCGGAGTGGTAAGGATGGTGGTCCCGGGAATAAACCTTGAAAGCTCGAGGAAGGCCGTCAAGCTTGCCTCTGAGCACGACGATATATACTGCGCGGTCGGGATACACCCGCATGACGCGGACAAATATACCGCGAATGATATATCCGGCCTGCGTGAACTCCTGGGCAATAAGGCCAAGATAGTGGCGATAGGAGAGATAGGCCTGGATAACTACAGGCACTATTCGTCGCCGGAAGCCCAGAGGAAGCTTCTGTCAGAGTGTCTTGACCTGGCCAGGGAGTATGAAAGGCCCGTGATACTGCACAGTCGTGCCGCCGGGAGGGAACTGCTGGAGATGGTGAGGTCTGAGGGGATGCCGGCCGCCGGCGGGGTAGTGCATTGCTTTTCGGAGGAGATCGATGTCCTCAGGGGATTTCTTTCCCTCGGGCTACATGTCTCTTTCGCGGGGTATATAACGTTCCCGGGAAATGGAGGGGCACGCGAGGCCATAGAAGTGGTCCCCATGGACAGGCTTTTACTGGAAACGGACGCGCCGTATATCACTCCAGTCCCGCACAGGGGAAAGAGGAACGAACCCGCGAACGTCAGGTATCTTGTCGACGTATATGCCGAAATATACGGACATACCGCCTTTGATATGGCCAGGATAACATCGCATAACGCCAACAGCTTGTTCGGACTTGGCCTGGAGGAGAGTTTTTCCATAGCCTATCCAATAAGAGGATCCCTTTACCTGAACATAACGAACCGGTGTACTAACCGGTGTTCGTTCTGCACCCGGCAGTATTCCGATTATGTAAAAGGGCACAAGCTCGCTCTTCCGTCGGAACCGCCCGCGGAAGAGGTGATAAGCGCCATGGGTGATATTTCCGGGTACGATGAGATAGTTTTTTGCGGGTACGGCGAGCCTACTTTGAGGCTGGATGTGATCAAGGATGTGGCCGCGGAGATAAAGAAAAAAGGCAAGAAGGTAAGGCTGAACACCAACGGGGAGGGAGACCTGATAAATTCAAGGAAGATAGCCCCGGAACTCAAGGGCCTGGTGGACTCGGTGTCCATAAGCCTTAACGCGCCCGATGCCGGAACATACGTGAAGTTGTGCGAACCTGTTTTTGGGGATGGGACATACCGGGCCATTCTGGAATTCGCGGACGAATGCCTGGCCGAAGGCCTGGAAGTGGAGCTTACGTGCGTGGATGTGATAAGTGAGGAAGAGGTGGGCGCCTGCCGGCGTATAGCCGGGGAACATGGCGCGAGATTCAGATTGAGAAGAATGAACGTAGTAGGATGA
- the ilvN gene encoding acetolactate synthase small subunit gives MPRFIISALVENKFGVLARVAGLFSARGFNIDSLAVGETEDPDTSRMTIVVDADEKILEQVKKQLNKLIDVIRVQDLTGGKYVDRELILIKVKAENTGVREKIVQVVDSTGAEIIDIGRKTLTVEESGDAHKVGALVELLRPYGIVEIVRTGKIALQSDMENV, from the coding sequence ATGCCCAGATTCATTATCTCGGCGCTTGTCGAGAACAAGTTCGGTGTGTTGGCCCGGGTGGCGGGTCTTTTTTCCGCCCGTGGGTTCAACATTGATTCACTGGCGGTAGGGGAGACCGAGGACCCGGACACGTCCCGTATGACCATAGTGGTGGACGCGGATGAAAAGATACTCGAGCAGGTCAAAAAGCAGCTCAATAAGCTCATAGACGTCATAAGGGTACAGGACCTTACCGGCGGGAAATATGTCGATCGCGAGCTCATATTGATAAAAGTAAAAGCGGAGAATACCGGTGTAAGGGAGAAGATAGTGCAGGTGGTCGACTCCACCGGAGCCGAGATCATAGATATAGGCAGGAAGACCCTTACTGTCGAGGAATCAGGCGATGCGCATAAGGTGGGGGCTCTTGTCGAGCTCCTGAGGCCTTACGGGATAGTGGAAATAGTACGTACGGGAAAGATAGCTTTACAGTCGGACATGGAAAATGTGTAA
- the mtnA gene encoding S-methyl-5-thioribose-1-phosphate isomerase: MCVETIRWKNGNVELVDQRLLPARLRYVRCGTLKDIYEAITKMKVRGAPAIGVAGAYGVYLGVRGSKASSGEGFLKDVKKAVAELAGSRPTARNLFWALERMERVAVRNSGRGVGTIKKMLLKEAHDILREDDRICRALGRNGAVLIRRGSTLLTHCNAGGLATASYGTALGVMYSSKGRIKKVYVDETRPVLQGARLTAWELTSAGIPAVLITDNMAASVMATGEIDAVIVGADRIAANGDTANKIGTYNLAVLCAYHKVPFYVAAPASTFDLSTRTGRGIKIEQRHPDEVRKICGKHISVPGIDVHNPSFDVTPAKLITAIITELGLIKRPDAEKIKRTLAAGREKKPGKA; encoded by the coding sequence ATGTGTGTTGAGACCATACGATGGAAGAACGGGAATGTGGAGTTGGTGGACCAGAGGCTTCTGCCCGCTCGATTGCGTTATGTTAGATGCGGAACGCTGAAAGACATATATGAAGCGATAACGAAGATGAAAGTCAGGGGGGCCCCAGCCATAGGTGTGGCGGGAGCTTACGGCGTATACCTTGGCGTTAGGGGAAGTAAGGCGTCAAGCGGGGAGGGTTTCCTTAAAGATGTGAAAAAAGCGGTGGCCGAACTTGCCGGGTCCAGGCCTACGGCCAGGAACCTTTTCTGGGCGCTTGAGCGTATGGAGCGAGTGGCCGTCAGGAACAGCGGCCGCGGGGTCGGGACGATAAAAAAGATGCTGCTGAAAGAGGCGCACGATATATTGCGGGAAGATGACCGGATCTGCCGGGCGTTAGGCAGGAACGGGGCGGTCCTTATACGCCGTGGGTCAACGCTTCTTACGCATTGTAACGCCGGTGGACTTGCCACGGCATCATATGGCACTGCCCTGGGAGTGATGTATTCCTCCAAGGGCAGGATAAAGAAGGTCTACGTCGATGAGACGCGTCCGGTGCTCCAGGGGGCACGGCTTACCGCGTGGGAACTCACGAGTGCCGGTATCCCGGCCGTGCTTATAACGGATAATATGGCTGCGTCCGTCATGGCGACCGGAGAGATAGACGCGGTCATTGTCGGCGCCGACCGGATAGCGGCTAACGGTGATACGGCCAACAAGATAGGGACGTATAATCTTGCGGTACTTTGCGCTTATCATAAAGTGCCGTTCTATGTCGCCGCGCCGGCATCTACTTTCGACCTGTCCACAAGGACCGGCAGGGGGATAAAGATAGAACAGCGGCATCCGGACGAAGTGAGGAAAATATGCGGAAAACATATATCTGTTCCGGGTATAGATGTCCATAATCCGTCGTTCGATGTGACCCCCGCAAAGCTTATAACGGCGATAATAACGGAACTGGGCCTGATAAAGAGACCAGACGCCGAAAAGATAAAAAGAACACTGGCGGCGGGCCGCGAAAAAAAGCCGGGTAAAGCATGA
- a CDS encoding CPBP family intramembrane metalloprotease, translating to MMPRMIEAIRKNRIYVLLVLFILSVNILVFLGKDRQGPAATAEEAYAPAESEGADVSSTRQKGIFDDAEVEERQRKLETLAGDNPHLFLFIASLNLLIMVIILIGVVLDVYLLSRKARGEAVDIEIMGRPRAKWAISDILRVGLIFLSSGYAIVILLGFLSRWLPVLANENFRMVFDTFAMNIIGIGVIYCFIRKKYGQAMDSIGLSPGHGFVSVMYGLAGYVALLPVLVVVIMITYVVVKITGYQPPVQPIVELFLEEKADYILWFTVVFAAVFGPVAEEVFFRGFMYSALRNRFGMLPSMLVTASIFSVLHAHLVGLLPILALGMLLSYLYERTGSIIPSITVHITHNLVMLLLVFVVRSLGV from the coding sequence ATGATGCCCCGCATGATCGAGGCCATAAGAAAGAACAGGATCTATGTGCTGCTTGTCCTGTTCATACTTTCCGTCAATATCCTGGTCTTTTTGGGAAAGGACCGGCAGGGCCCGGCCGCGACGGCTGAAGAGGCTTATGCTCCCGCGGAAAGCGAAGGGGCTGATGTGTCGTCCACCCGGCAGAAGGGTATCTTCGACGACGCGGAAGTTGAGGAAAGACAGCGGAAACTGGAAACGCTGGCGGGGGATAACCCGCATCTTTTCCTGTTCATCGCCAGTCTCAACCTCTTAATAATGGTGATAATACTCATAGGTGTTGTTCTTGATGTCTATTTATTGTCCAGGAAGGCCAGGGGCGAGGCGGTCGACATCGAGATCATGGGAAGGCCCCGCGCGAAATGGGCTATATCGGATATCCTGCGGGTAGGTCTTATATTCCTGTCGTCGGGATATGCCATAGTGATCCTTCTGGGCTTTTTGTCGAGATGGCTGCCGGTACTGGCCAACGAGAACTTCCGCATGGTGTTCGATACCTTCGCCATGAACATCATCGGGATAGGTGTCATATATTGTTTTATCCGGAAGAAATACGGCCAGGCGATGGATTCCATCGGGTTATCCCCGGGCCATGGGTTCGTTTCCGTGATGTACGGGCTGGCAGGGTATGTCGCTTTGCTGCCGGTACTTGTTGTCGTGATCATGATAACTTATGTTGTGGTGAAGATCACCGGATACCAGCCGCCGGTACAGCCCATTGTAGAGCTTTTCCTGGAGGAGAAGGCCGATTACATCCTCTGGTTCACGGTGGTCTTCGCGGCTGTGTTCGGCCCGGTGGCGGAAGAGGTGTTCTTCCGGGGGTTCATGTACAGCGCCTTGAGGAACAGGTTCGGTATGTTGCCGTCGATGCTGGTCACGGCGTCGATATTTTCGGTATTACACGCGCACCTCGTGGGGCTGTTGCCCATACTGGCCCTGGGTATGCTATTGTCATACCTGTATGAGAGGACAGGATCCATCATACCGTCGATAACCGTGCATATTACGCATAACCTGGTGATGCTGCTTCTGGTGTTCGTGGTCAGGAGCCTTGGAGTGTGA